One segment of Shewanella piezotolerans WP3 DNA contains the following:
- a CDS encoding ABC transporter ATP-binding protein gives MNTNLNSLSGKPVVRLEHVGLRFGDFEALQDINIEIFQGQTLALLGHNGAGKSSLIKLILGLLKPTTGKLVVNNKPNQSSVNLGYLPEDVSFYDKLTGLEVLRYFAALKGINSTRVKLLIEEFELGYAQHKPLKTYSKGMKQRLGVAQAILSQPDILLLDEPTVGLDPQASQFLYQKIDSLKQQGCAVIVCTHELSMVEKHLDSALLLAQGRRVGSGTLDELRQVSGLKSQIKLADFTSIVQRDSFLASFSQGQKLLVDSDERSAVVEYLVQQKQCSDFSVIEPSLESIYHHCMLQQPDRTESNAVATTQKSWRQSLQQLLRPTVSQSPL, from the coding sequence ATGAACACTAACCTCAATTCCCTGAGTGGAAAGCCGGTTGTAAGGCTTGAACATGTCGGTTTACGCTTTGGTGACTTCGAAGCATTGCAAGATATCAATATCGAAATATTTCAGGGGCAAACCCTTGCGTTACTTGGCCACAATGGTGCTGGTAAATCGAGTCTGATCAAGTTGATTCTGGGGCTGCTAAAGCCAACGACAGGTAAGTTAGTCGTAAACAATAAGCCTAATCAATCGAGTGTTAATCTGGGGTATTTACCCGAAGATGTCAGCTTTTATGACAAATTGACTGGTCTTGAAGTGTTGCGCTATTTCGCCGCGCTAAAAGGCATTAATAGCACACGAGTAAAGCTATTAATTGAAGAGTTTGAGCTCGGTTATGCGCAGCACAAACCGTTAAAAACCTACTCAAAAGGGATGAAGCAACGCTTAGGAGTTGCTCAGGCTATTTTATCTCAGCCAGATATTTTACTGCTTGATGAGCCAACGGTGGGACTTGATCCACAGGCGTCGCAGTTTCTTTATCAGAAAATAGATTCGCTCAAGCAGCAGGGTTGCGCCGTGATTGTCTGCACCCATGAATTGTCGATGGTAGAGAAGCATCTTGATAGTGCTTTACTACTGGCTCAAGGTCGCCGGGTGGGCAGTGGCACACTCGATGAGTTACGCCAAGTGAGTGGATTGAAAAGCCAAATAAAGCTTGCTGATTTTACCAGTATTGTGCAGCGCGATAGCTTTTTAGCCTCATTTAGCCAAGGGCAAAAATTATTGGTTGATAGTGATGAGCGCAGCGCGGTAGTGGAATACTTGGTACAGCAAAAACAGTGCAGTGACTTTAGTGTTATCGAGCCAAGTTTAGAGTCTATTTACCATCATTGTATGTTGCAGCAACCCGATAGAACTGAGTCAAACGCTGTGGCAACAACACAGAAAAGCTGGCGACAATCGCTACAGCAACTCCTTCGTCCAACGGTGAGTCAGAGTCCATTATGA
- the nosD gene encoding nitrous oxide reductase family maturation protein NosD, translated as MTKLAVIPVTILLIANAMLSSNSMAAIWTVNNSQDLQHQLTQAGIGDTIILNSGRYQGNFEIGKALTIKGQHGAIIDAKGLGSAIKVSANDVTIEGLRIESWGSDLYERDAGILIMEQSKNIKIMHNNLQGAGFGIRADHSEQLAIRYNQIHGNPQLHVLDRGDGIHLNRVQQAVAEFNHIEHVRDGVYIESSKGSLVTNNHFYHQQYGIHYMYSEHDEAYDNHSENVSGGYAIMSSKFVYLHHNRTEHATEYGVLLNITNGARIEFNVLRNIHNPQGQEALGNQGRAMFIYGALDNEIRGNEFALSDIGIAMAMGGEKNRIYENNFINNLTQVKYVGDELLQWSQQGRGNYWSSYMGWDHTQDGIGDQSYQPNDSMDKLFWRYPEAKFLMNSPVVSLLRWVESQMTVFTATGIKDDFPLIQPTQINQAIELTTSASELVYEH; from the coding sequence ATGACTAAATTAGCTGTTATCCCGGTTACTATTTTGTTGATTGCAAACGCAATGCTAAGCAGCAACTCGATGGCTGCGATATGGACAGTCAATAATAGCCAAGACCTACAGCATCAATTAACTCAAGCAGGTATTGGTGACACCATTATCTTAAATTCTGGCCGTTATCAGGGAAACTTTGAAATAGGCAAAGCGCTGACAATTAAAGGCCAGCATGGTGCCATTATTGATGCCAAGGGGCTGGGCAGTGCAATAAAAGTCAGTGCTAATGATGTCACGATTGAGGGGCTTAGAATTGAGAGTTGGGGCAGTGATCTGTATGAACGTGATGCGGGTATTTTGATCATGGAACAAAGTAAAAATATCAAGATAATGCACAACAATCTACAAGGTGCTGGTTTTGGGATCCGTGCAGATCATAGTGAGCAACTAGCAATACGTTACAACCAAATTCACGGTAATCCCCAATTACATGTGCTTGATAGGGGAGATGGTATTCATCTTAATCGAGTGCAGCAAGCCGTGGCGGAGTTTAACCACATTGAACACGTTAGAGATGGTGTTTATATCGAATCTAGCAAAGGTAGTTTAGTGACAAATAACCACTTTTATCATCAGCAATACGGTATTCATTACATGTATAGCGAACATGATGAAGCCTATGATAATCATAGTGAAAATGTCAGTGGTGGTTACGCGATAATGAGCTCTAAATTCGTGTATTTGCATCATAACCGAACTGAGCATGCCACTGAGTATGGGGTGCTGCTCAATATCACCAACGGTGCACGTATTGAGTTCAATGTACTGCGCAATATTCATAATCCTCAAGGTCAGGAAGCTTTAGGTAATCAAGGCAGAGCAATGTTTATTTATGGCGCGTTAGATAATGAAATCCGTGGTAATGAGTTTGCCTTGAGTGATATTGGCATTGCGATGGCAATGGGTGGAGAGAAGAATCGTATTTATGAGAATAACTTTATCAATAACCTTACCCAAGTGAAGTATGTTGGCGATGAACTACTGCAGTGGAGCCAACAAGGGCGCGGTAACTATTGGAGCAGTTATATGGGGTGGGATCATACTCAAGATGGGATCGGTGATCAGAGCTATCAACCTAATGACTCTATGGACAAATTGTTCTGGCGCTATCCAGAGGCTAAGTTTTTGATGAATAGCCCTGTAGTGTCATTATTACGTTGGGTTGAATCACAAATGACGGTATTTACCGCTACGGGTATAAAAGATGATTTCCCTTTGATACAACCCACTCAGATTAACCAAGCAATCGAGTTGACAACTTCTGCCAGCGAGCTCGTTTATGAACACTAA
- a CDS encoding nitrous oxide reductase accessory protein NosL: protein MKKFLCLLLLPLLFACSQGADDNMVIEAPAIHDHDRCHMCGMMIKKYPGPKGQVHLKGQLVTPKFCSTRDMFNFVLQSENKRQVTQLFVHDMAITDWAAPQDSAFIDAKTAWYVYGSSMKAVMGPAVASFGTKEAALKFAEELGGIVLSYDQIDTNLLAGE, encoded by the coding sequence ATGAAAAAATTCTTGTGCTTGCTACTACTGCCTTTGTTATTTGCTTGTAGTCAAGGTGCCGATGACAACATGGTTATAGAAGCACCTGCTATTCATGACCATGACCGCTGTCATATGTGCGGCATGATGATTAAGAAATACCCTGGCCCTAAAGGACAAGTTCATTTGAAAGGTCAGCTGGTAACTCCAAAGTTCTGCTCGACTCGCGATATGTTCAATTTTGTACTGCAAAGTGAAAACAAGCGTCAGGTCACTCAATTGTTTGTGCATGACATGGCGATAACCGATTGGGCCGCCCCACAAGATAGTGCTTTTATTGATGCTAAAACCGCTTGGTATGTCTACGGCAGTAGCATGAAAGCAGTTATGGGGCCTGCAGTGGCCAGCTTTGGTACTAAAGAGGCAGCGTTAAAATTTGCCGAAGAGTTAGGCGGTATTGTGCTTAGTTATGATCAAATTGATACCAACTTGCTTGCTGGTGAGTGA
- the nrfD gene encoding NrfD/PsrC family molybdoenzyme membrane anchor subunit, producing the protein MDGTIDFTMGLSQGIAWPWPIAVYLFFAGISGGALATAIFIRFYKKQTENTAFYKAAAIISFVTISLGMLCLVLDLTNPLFFWRILVYYNLNSVMSIGVIALTAYIPLTAIIALLALEDELRAIPALKVLMPVIEKLKAVRKPMEVMVLILALSVCAYTGFLISALIRFPIINTSVLPALFIASGISAGAASAKMLAVSLFKEDLHSQDMKLLHGAEWPIMFAEAMFIFMIATSLMTGNAGAQSAFAAFHTGEWANVFWFGVIGIGFAGPLLLNFATSKSFSHSAKAFYASGVCAVTGMMCLRLFILYAGQNFAI; encoded by the coding sequence ATGGATGGAACTATTGATTTTACCATGGGCTTGTCACAAGGCATTGCTTGGCCTTGGCCGATTGCGGTTTATCTGTTTTTTGCGGGAATTTCCGGTGGTGCGCTAGCCACCGCGATATTTATCCGTTTTTATAAAAAGCAGACTGAGAATACCGCTTTTTACAAAGCAGCGGCGATAATCTCATTTGTCACTATCAGCTTAGGCATGTTGTGTTTGGTTTTAGACCTAACTAATCCGCTGTTTTTCTGGCGAATTCTAGTGTACTACAACCTCAACTCAGTCATGTCGATTGGTGTGATTGCGTTGACGGCTTATATTCCGCTAACGGCGATTATTGCACTATTAGCATTGGAAGATGAGCTACGCGCCATTCCAGCACTCAAAGTGTTAATGCCAGTCATTGAAAAGCTAAAAGCAGTGCGTAAGCCGATGGAAGTGATGGTGCTGATATTGGCGTTATCTGTGTGTGCTTATACAGGTTTCCTTATCTCTGCGCTTATCCGTTTCCCGATTATCAATACCTCGGTATTACCGGCGTTATTTATTGCGTCTGGGATCTCGGCTGGTGCAGCATCAGCAAAAATGCTGGCGGTATCACTCTTTAAAGAAGATCTGCATAGCCAAGATATGAAGCTGTTACATGGTGCTGAGTGGCCCATCATGTTTGCTGAAGCCATGTTCATTTTCATGATTGCTACCTCGTTGATGACGGGCAATGCGGGTGCACAAAGTGCGTTCGCCGCGTTCCATACAGGCGAGTGGGCTAATGTGTTTTGGTTCGGTGTGATTGGAATTGGTTTTGCCGGTCCACTGCTGCTGAACTTTGCGACCAGTAAGTCGTTTAGCCATTCAGCTAAGGCGTTTTACGCTTCAGGTGTTTGTGCTGTGACAGGCATGATGTGTTTGCGTTTATTCATCTTGTACGCGGGACAAAACTTTGCCATTTAA
- a CDS encoding 4Fe-4S dicluster domain-containing protein, with protein MSENIERRRFLKCLGASSLIIAPLGCSSIEEESDANKPHYVMVFDQNKCTGCGECKDACNVTNNLPDGKSRMIMEQQSGGVAGETCPHCGKKNCDCERKYVRVSCQQCKNAPCVTVCPTGAAHRDEKTGIVTMDASKCAGCKYCIGACPYDARFINKETDVADNCDFCLNTKLSKGELPACVQQCRYDALIFGDANDPTSYVSKLLRVKDSVRIKPGFGTEPSLRYIPIVKLGV; from the coding sequence GTGAGTGAAAATATAGAGAGACGGAGGTTCCTTAAATGTTTAGGAGCCAGCTCTTTGATAATAGCGCCCTTAGGGTGCAGTTCTATCGAAGAGGAGTCAGATGCAAATAAACCCCATTATGTGATGGTGTTTGATCAAAATAAATGTACTGGTTGTGGCGAGTGTAAGGACGCTTGTAACGTTACCAATAATCTCCCTGATGGCAAATCACGGATGATCATGGAGCAGCAATCAGGTGGAGTTGCAGGTGAAACTTGTCCGCACTGTGGCAAGAAGAACTGCGACTGTGAACGCAAATATGTACGAGTTTCGTGTCAGCAATGTAAGAACGCTCCTTGTGTCACTGTCTGCCCAACGGGCGCTGCTCATCGAGATGAGAAGACGGGCATAGTGACGATGGATGCATCTAAGTGTGCGGGCTGTAAGTACTGTATTGGCGCTTGTCCATATGATGCACGTTTCATCAACAAAGAGACTGATGTTGCTGATAACTGTGATTTCTGTTTAAACACTAAGTTGTCGAAGGGTGAGCTTCCAGCTTGTGTGCAGCAGTGTCGTTATGATGCACTGATTTTTGGTGATGCCAATGACCCAACCTCTTATGTCAGCAAATTATTAAGAGTGAAGGATTCTGTGCGGATCAAGCCTGGGTTTGGTACCGAACCTAGCTTGCGATACATACCAATTGTTAAGTTAGGGGTGTAG
- a CDS encoding formate-dependent nitrite reductase: protein MSSLAVGIGFCLVSVIACVWGHHLQAHHLKRTALASQEAASTAKGRAFNGAVPAAISLVMLIIPLMVYSQIGRFSEWDKGVIDENIDYLIAADINKNARKVNEQPNNEIALLTLAQSYAEGGLYAQSIATLNDLLSITGDDANTLGMKATAMYYRDNREMSIETKLVLARALALDEFEFQSQLLIATDAYLNQEYETAITHWQLLLRSQSQRFNRAPINNAILKTEQKIANRSVTASE from the coding sequence ATGAGTAGTCTTGCTGTTGGTATTGGTTTTTGTCTGGTTAGCGTTATTGCGTGTGTTTGGGGCCATCACCTTCAAGCTCATCATCTCAAACGTACTGCGCTAGCGAGCCAGGAGGCTGCGTCGACTGCTAAGGGACGAGCTTTTAACGGAGCGGTACCAGCAGCAATCTCTTTAGTGATGTTAATCATTCCCTTGATGGTTTACAGCCAGATAGGGCGATTTAGTGAATGGGATAAAGGAGTCATTGACGAGAACATTGATTATCTGATCGCCGCAGATATCAATAAGAACGCACGAAAAGTAAATGAGCAACCTAACAATGAAATTGCATTATTAACTTTAGCTCAATCGTACGCAGAGGGCGGCTTATATGCCCAATCGATAGCAACCTTAAATGACTTACTGAGCATCACTGGTGATGACGCTAACACGTTAGGGATGAAAGCCACTGCTATGTACTACCGCGACAACCGTGAGATGAGTATCGAAACTAAATTAGTGCTGGCTAGAGCGCTAGCACTGGACGAATTTGAGTTTCAATCTCAGTTACTTATTGCTACCGATGCATACCTTAATCAAGAGTATGAAACTGCAATCACTCACTGGCAATTGCTGCTACGCAGTCAAAGCCAACGCTTTAATCGAGCTCCAATTAATAATGCAATTTTAAAAACCGAGCAAAAAATAGCTAATCGTTCAGTGACTGCATCTGAGTAA
- a CDS encoding FKBP-type peptidyl-prolyl cis-trans isomerase has translation MTKITKTSLAVVAGLSLFISASSMANTPLNTEVQKESYSIGASLGKYLSSQIYSQTELGAEVDVERVIEGVVDALQNKTQYSDEEILTYLNQRAEQLNAAKEAANERIALENMTAGSSYLANNKKQAGVIVTDSGLQYQVVVEGEGRKPNPEDVVTVHYKGYLIDGTEFDNSYERDEPNRFALMSVIEGWQEGIPLMNEGATYKFTIPSELAYSTKQVGIIPPSSTLVFEVELVKVEAPGENAHGMGLSGMGMGGMMGSGSGH, from the coding sequence ATGACAAAAATTACTAAAACTTCCCTCGCTGTTGTAGCAGGTCTTTCACTATTTATTTCTGCAAGCAGCATGGCAAATACACCACTCAATACTGAAGTTCAAAAAGAGTCTTACAGTATTGGCGCCTCTTTAGGCAAGTATCTTTCTAGCCAGATCTACTCTCAAACAGAGTTGGGTGCCGAAGTGGATGTTGAGCGAGTGATTGAAGGGGTGGTAGATGCCCTGCAAAACAAAACACAATATTCAGATGAAGAGATTTTAACTTATCTGAATCAACGCGCAGAGCAATTAAATGCTGCTAAAGAAGCGGCTAATGAGCGCATCGCACTAGAAAACATGACCGCAGGCAGTAGCTACCTCGCTAATAACAAAAAACAAGCCGGTGTCATCGTTACCGATTCTGGCTTGCAGTATCAAGTCGTTGTAGAAGGTGAGGGACGTAAACCTAATCCTGAAGACGTGGTTACTGTGCATTACAAAGGTTACTTGATAGACGGTACTGAGTTTGACAATTCTTATGAGCGTGACGAACCAAACCGCTTTGCACTCATGAGTGTTATTGAAGGCTGGCAGGAAGGGATCCCGCTGATGAATGAAGGAGCGACCTATAAATTCACTATCCCATCAGAGCTTGCTTATAGCACAAAGCAGGTTGGCATTATTCCACCTAGCTCAACATTAGTGTTCGAAGTTGAGCTGGTTAAAGTTGAAGCGCCAGGTGAGAACGCGCATGGCATGGGATTAAGCGGCATGGGTATGGGTGGCATGATGGGGTCGGGTAGCGGGCATTAG
- a CDS encoding rhodanese-like domain-containing protein yields the protein MKKALGQILVTLTLVASSASCLAGGGSEMAPAPRYEHQLNTITMREAEMLLEQGGVTFFDVNTLELWAEGYIPGAIYFNIQDWRTLLPEKKDTPMVFYCANRICNASEIAARAVMKMGYTNVKQMPDGIYGWRLSNRVIEKP from the coding sequence ATGAAAAAAGCACTGGGTCAAATACTGGTAACACTGACATTAGTCGCAAGTTCGGCAAGCTGTTTAGCAGGTGGCGGCAGCGAAATGGCACCAGCACCAAGATATGAGCATCAGCTCAATACTATCACCATGCGCGAAGCTGAGATGTTATTGGAGCAAGGTGGAGTGACTTTCTTTGATGTTAATACTTTGGAGTTGTGGGCTGAGGGATACATCCCCGGCGCTATCTATTTCAATATTCAAGATTGGAGAACGCTACTACCAGAAAAGAAAGACACACCAATGGTTTTTTACTGCGCCAACCGTATCTGTAATGCCAGTGAGATTGCAGCAAGAGCGGTGATGAAAATGGGGTATACCAATGTGAAGCAGATGCCAGATGGGATATATGGCTGGCGACTATCAAACCGAGTGATTGAAAAACCATAG
- a CDS encoding multiheme c-type cytochrome yields the protein MRRWKHKVALSVLFCFGAIANVNAAGGKYNSVPEMGKTAKEMIADYQGTEKANGVKTLQDYVVQEAELFDFLFENHPVFKYQQAGNLVGDYHISDRGEEYFDTGHSPKYSKLDGKPRSIQYRLGAKSILDYPNNFVGPEKCAECHAAQYEKWKRSRHAQTVRFPGEHPEVDNDIEKTMYDTKDTSILPDGITPDMIYATVGTPRTKYGFIDAWLVRGTYHIEGGLLRDGSGKMVAGANQFSRGWAEWLTDDMAKKINDVIPEFPTTLAAFGGSGSHQKGMSSYGAKYRKEMLFQPASSYCEICHTFKFDFQNKQEFFDALGDPKKLQEHTISKGIACEECHGAGGHLDGGTGGMQSNCERCHQRFQYDPTMTESAAEKGKPELAFGVKMKSLCPSCGTEGSQMFGSMHYEKGMRCTTCHDPHEVTDGDWKSGFTTPKLKKDCKDCHEAQTLIAENTKTHSEQTCQSCHMPNMGSCENFKAMQFPDQAGFDAVRKSHMWKIDVDPVRKTLNPPEGEPRTQGPSAGKGWTVAKNEDGRTYLDLMWSCARTAISDHDVVENKGCHSQFQSELETGLHYEDQMEIYGEVMKWQTPIKEVYGQVEQALVRIDQLLEVTKLPTEDKTQVLLLAEKAQQTVELIKKDGSWGVHGFRYSQKRLDAALTYVTQAQNILDGSGYKAK from the coding sequence ATGAGACGATGGAAACACAAGGTAGCATTAAGCGTGCTGTTTTGTTTTGGTGCCATTGCTAATGTGAACGCTGCTGGTGGTAAATACAACAGCGTACCAGAAATGGGCAAGACAGCTAAAGAAATGATTGCCGATTACCAAGGCACAGAGAAAGCTAACGGTGTTAAAACGCTACAAGATTATGTTGTCCAAGAGGCTGAACTTTTCGATTTTCTTTTCGAAAATCATCCTGTCTTTAAATACCAACAAGCCGGAAACTTAGTGGGTGATTACCACATAAGTGACCGTGGTGAAGAGTATTTTGATACTGGACATAGTCCCAAATATAGCAAGCTAGATGGTAAGCCACGCTCAATTCAATACCGTTTAGGGGCTAAATCAATTCTTGATTACCCAAACAACTTTGTTGGCCCTGAAAAATGTGCTGAATGTCATGCTGCCCAATATGAGAAGTGGAAGCGTTCGCGCCATGCCCAGACAGTTCGTTTCCCTGGAGAGCATCCAGAAGTGGATAACGATATTGAAAAAACCATGTATGACACTAAAGATACCTCAATTTTGCCAGACGGTATCACCCCAGACATGATCTACGCCACAGTCGGTACTCCACGTACTAAATATGGTTTTATTGATGCTTGGCTAGTACGCGGTACTTACCATATTGAAGGCGGCTTGCTACGTGATGGCAGCGGTAAAATGGTTGCCGGTGCAAACCAGTTCTCTCGTGGTTGGGCTGAGTGGTTAACCGACGACATGGCGAAGAAAATTAATGACGTCATTCCCGAGTTCCCAACTACCCTTGCGGCATTTGGTGGTTCAGGGTCACATCAAAAAGGTATGAGCTCTTATGGGGCTAAATACCGTAAAGAGATGTTGTTCCAACCGGCTTCGTCTTACTGTGAAATCTGTCATACCTTCAAGTTTGACTTCCAAAATAAGCAAGAATTCTTTGACGCTTTAGGCGACCCTAAAAAACTGCAAGAACATACCATTTCTAAAGGTATCGCTTGTGAAGAGTGTCATGGCGCAGGTGGTCACTTAGATGGTGGTACTGGTGGCATGCAGTCTAACTGTGAGCGTTGTCATCAACGATTCCAGTACGACCCAACGATGACAGAAAGTGCAGCTGAAAAAGGCAAGCCTGAGTTAGCGTTTGGCGTGAAGATGAAGTCTCTATGTCCTTCTTGTGGTACCGAAGGTTCACAGATGTTCGGTTCTATGCATTACGAAAAAGGCATGCGTTGTACGACTTGTCATGACCCTCATGAGGTGACTGACGGTGACTGGAAGTCTGGCTTTACTACACCAAAGCTGAAGAAAGACTGTAAAGATTGTCACGAAGCGCAAACTTTGATCGCTGAAAACACTAAGACTCACAGTGAACAAACATGTCAAAGCTGTCACATGCCTAACATGGGCAGCTGTGAAAACTTCAAAGCAATGCAGTTCCCAGACCAAGCCGGTTTTGATGCGGTTCGTAAGTCTCACATGTGGAAGATTGACGTCGACCCTGTTCGCAAGACGCTAAATCCACCAGAAGGCGAGCCTCGTACTCAAGGCCCAAGTGCTGGGAAAGGTTGGACGGTTGCGAAGAACGAAGATGGTCGTACTTACCTCGACTTAATGTGGTCTTGTGCACGTACAGCGATTTCAGATCATGACGTAGTAGAAAACAAAGGTTGTCATAGCCAGTTCCAATCAGAACTTGAAACAGGCCTGCACTATGAAGACCAAATGGAAATATACGGCGAAGTAATGAAATGGCAGACGCCTATTAAGGAAGTATACGGCCAAGTTGAGCAAGCGCTAGTGCGTATCGACCAACTACTTGAAGTGACCAAGCTTCCTACGGAAGACAAGACTCAAGTGTTACTTCTTGCTGAGAAGGCGCAACAGACCGTTGAGCTAATCAAGAAAGATGGTTCTTGGGGCGTGCACGGTTTCCGCTATAGCCAGAAACGTTTAGATGCCGCGCTAACTTATGTTACGCAAGCGCAGAACATCCTTGATGGTTCAGGTTACAAAGCTAAATAA
- a CDS encoding heme lyase CcmF/NrfE family subunit: protein MIPEIGLILLIISSSLSLILSIVTISGIKLDSEYLLSYTKPLATLMCFTLITAIAILAYCFLVNDFSVAYVANNSNTQLATLYKVAAVWGSHEGSMLFWVVAIAVWTAFIINRAPKTEQHFHHKLVAVAALLIFGFCLFLLFTSSPFTRLLPDIPIEGRDLNPILQDIGLIIHPPLLFLGYVGLTICFAGAIAALLSGGLCQQYARYLQPWAILAWVFLTGGNAFGSWWAYNELGWGGWWFWDPVENASFIPWLVATAMVHSILLTAKRGILGSCSIFLAILAFSLSLLGSFLVRSGVVQSVHAFASDPTRGLSILILLVVFSGSALALFAQRVKIRSTPLGFSLLSKESLILFGNMLLVVAAISVLLGTCYPLFFEVISGQTISVGAPYFNSIFVPIAALIFLLMGFAPLQRWQSRNKLKLALILAAICLTMALIASLMMQARVNIWLLIGLFSALWIMSATGLAVVQRVAFRKYEVNNDNYGSSIRFYAMCIAHFGVAVSVLGATLVSNFETEELLRMGPGQGKTLSGYSFIYEETQAVEHRSYSAIQAQIRVVDSQDNFIAYLYPQRQTFKTNGMQMSAAGIRSGLFGDLYVSMGQKLTDNNTLMTRISHQNKL, encoded by the coding sequence ATGATTCCAGAGATAGGCTTAATATTATTAATAATATCTTCTTCGTTATCACTTATATTATCCATCGTAACTATTTCGGGTATAAAGTTAGATAGTGAATACCTATTAAGTTACACCAAGCCATTAGCAACATTGATGTGTTTTACTTTAATAACTGCAATAGCAATACTCGCCTATTGTTTTTTAGTTAATGACTTTTCTGTCGCCTATGTCGCCAACAACTCAAACACTCAATTAGCGACCTTATATAAGGTAGCTGCTGTTTGGGGTTCACATGAAGGCTCAATGCTGTTCTGGGTAGTAGCTATAGCGGTTTGGACAGCCTTTATCATTAACCGCGCTCCGAAAACCGAGCAACATTTCCACCATAAGCTCGTTGCCGTTGCTGCTTTACTGATATTTGGATTTTGCCTATTCTTGCTTTTTACCTCTAGCCCTTTTACGCGGTTACTGCCTGATATCCCGATTGAAGGCAGAGATCTCAACCCTATACTGCAGGACATTGGACTTATTATTCATCCGCCTCTGCTGTTTCTTGGCTATGTAGGGTTAACCATCTGCTTTGCTGGCGCTATTGCCGCTTTACTGTCAGGCGGTCTTTGTCAGCAATATGCTCGCTACCTGCAACCTTGGGCGATTCTGGCTTGGGTATTCTTGACTGGCGGTAATGCTTTTGGTTCTTGGTGGGCTTACAACGAACTGGGCTGGGGAGGATGGTGGTTCTGGGATCCTGTAGAGAACGCCTCTTTTATTCCTTGGTTAGTGGCAACAGCCATGGTGCACTCTATATTACTGACAGCCAAACGCGGAATACTAGGCTCCTGCAGTATTTTTCTCGCCATACTAGCATTCTCATTGAGCTTACTCGGTAGCTTCTTAGTCCGTTCAGGTGTGGTGCAATCGGTGCATGCTTTTGCCTCTGATCCAACCCGTGGTTTGTCGATACTGATCCTGTTGGTTGTATTCTCAGGTTCTGCATTGGCGCTGTTTGCCCAGCGAGTAAAAATTAGATCAACACCTCTTGGCTTTTCACTATTATCCAAAGAAAGTTTGATTCTATTTGGTAATATGTTGTTGGTGGTTGCGGCAATATCAGTGCTACTCGGCACCTGTTATCCACTATTTTTTGAAGTCATTAGCGGTCAAACTATTTCAGTGGGAGCCCCCTACTTCAACAGTATCTTTGTACCTATTGCAGCGCTTATATTTTTACTCATGGGCTTTGCGCCTCTGCAAAGGTGGCAATCAAGAAACAAACTTAAACTGGCGCTAATATTAGCAGCGATATGTTTGACTATGGCGCTAATAGCTAGCCTAATGATGCAAGCTCGCGTTAATATTTGGTTGTTAATCGGCCTGTTCTCTGCGTTATGGATCATGAGCGCCACAGGGCTTGCGGTAGTGCAACGAGTCGCTTTTAGAAAATATGAAGTAAACAATGATAACTATGGCTCCTCAATACGTTTTTACGCCATGTGCATTGCGCATTTTGGCGTAGCTGTATCCGTTTTGGGCGCCACTTTAGTATCAAACTTTGAAACAGAAGAGCTACTGCGGATGGGCCCAGGCCAAGGAAAAACACTAAGTGGCTATAGTTTTATCTATGAAGAGACTCAGGCAGTTGAGCATCGCAGCTACAGTGCGATTCAAGCACAGATCAGAGTGGTAGATAGCCAAGATAATTTCATCGCCTACCTTTACCCTCAAAGGCAAACCTTTAAAACCAATGGGATGCAAATGTCAGCTGCAGGTATTCGTAGCGGTTTATTTGGCGATCTCTATGTTTCTATGGGACAGAAACTGACTGACAATAACACCTTAATGACACGAATATCTCATCAGAATAAGCTATAA